In Synergistota bacterium, a genomic segment contains:
- the buk gene encoding butyrate kinase, whose protein sequence is MLILVINPGSTSTKVAVFDGERELVSETLRHSKEELSRYERIIDQYLFRKEIILQFLGENGINLSSLKAVVGRGGLLKPIPGGTYLVNEAILDDLKNARYGEHASNLGAILAHEIASEAGCPAYIVDPVVVDELQDLARVSGLKGFERRSILHALNQRAVARRAAGDIGKRYEEVNLVIAHMGGGISVAAHRRGRIVDVNSALNCEGPFTPERAPTLPILGVLDLLNKGAFDLPSLLKRIVGNGGLVAYLGTNSVMEVERRIDSGDEFAELVLKGMAYQVSRWIGKMASVLAGEIDAIVLTGGVAYSQRVVGWIRERVSFIAPVMVYPGEDEMKALALGALRVLRGEEEAKVYA, encoded by the coding sequence ATGCTGATACTCGTCATTAATCCGGGCTCTACCTCAACCAAGGTTGCGGTATTTGATGGAGAGAGGGAGCTTGTTTCTGAAACTCTGAGGCACTCCAAGGAGGAGCTTTCACGATATGAGAGGATAATAGATCAGTATCTTTTCAGGAAAGAGATAATACTTCAATTTCTTGGGGAGAATGGGATAAATCTTTCTTCGCTCAAAGCGGTCGTTGGAAGAGGAGGTTTGCTTAAGCCTATACCGGGCGGGACCTATCTCGTGAATGAAGCTATCTTAGATGACCTTAAAAACGCCAGATATGGTGAGCATGCGTCTAATCTCGGTGCTATTCTCGCTCATGAAATAGCAAGCGAGGCTGGTTGTCCCGCTTATATAGTTGACCCTGTGGTTGTCGACGAGCTTCAGGATTTAGCCAGAGTCTCGGGATTGAAAGGTTTTGAGAGAAGAAGCATACTTCATGCTTTGAATCAAAGGGCGGTTGCGAGAAGAGCTGCTGGGGATATCGGAAAAAGGTATGAAGAGGTGAACCTTGTTATCGCTCACATGGGTGGTGGTATATCTGTTGCCGCTCACAGAAGAGGGAGAATAGTGGATGTTAATAGTGCCTTAAACTGTGAGGGGCCGTTTACACCTGAGCGGGCGCCTACCTTACCGATTTTGGGAGTGTTAGATCTTCTTAATAAAGGTGCATTTGATCTTCCATCGCTTCTTAAGCGCATCGTTGGAAATGGTGGACTTGTTGCTTACCTTGGAACGAACAGCGTTATGGAGGTTGAAAGGAGAATAGACTCAGGCGACGAATTTGCTGAGCTTGTTCTTAAAGGTATGGCTTATCAGGTTTCAAGATGGATAGGAAAGATGGCATCGGTCCTTGCCGGAGAGATAGATGCTATAGTTTTAACTGGGGGAGTTGCTTATAGTCAGAGGGTGGTTGGTTGGATAAGAGAGAGAGTCTCGTTTATTGCTCCTGTTATGGTTTATCCTGGTGAGGATGAGATGAAAGCGCTTGCGCTGGGTGCTCTGAGAGTTCTCAGGGGTGAGGAGGAAGCTAAAGTTTACGCGTAA
- the gcvPB gene encoding aminomethyl-transferring glycine dehydrogenase subunit GcvPB, translated as MVEKLIFELGKRGRTGSSIPRDELEKISLKELLEEDLLRENDPKLPEVSEIEIIRHYTKLSQLNFCVDTNFYPLGSCTMKYNPRICEKLASLDGFKNLHPYEPEELVQGALKIMYELGKYLCEIGGFDAITLQPSAGAHGELTGLLMIGAYHRHRGEKRTKVIIPDSAHGTNPASCTLAGFKAIEIKSGEDGCIDIETLKKHLDESTAAVMITNPNTLGIFEEKIAQIAELTHSVGALLYGDGANLNALMGISRPGDMGFDVLHFNLHKTFSTPHGGGGPGSGPVAVKKELEPFLPIPVIVEENGRYRLDYDRPLSIGKIKAFYGNFSVMLKAYVYIRMMGSKGLKEASEKAVLNANYVISRLKGAFELPYDKQPMHEGVLSGKRFKKFGVKTIDIAKRLLDYGFHPPTVYFPLIVEEAIMIEPTETETKETLDEFISAMLQIAKEAEENPSLLKEAPHKTPVRRLDEVKAARNPVLRWIKSEGDQ; from the coding sequence ATGGTTGAGAAACTTATATTTGAGCTTGGAAAAAGGGGAAGGACTGGCTCATCCATTCCAAGGGATGAGCTCGAGAAAATCAGTCTCAAAGAGCTTTTAGAAGAAGACCTCCTAAGAGAGAACGATCCTAAGCTACCCGAGGTTAGCGAAATCGAGATCATAAGACACTATACTAAGCTCTCCCAGCTTAACTTCTGTGTTGATACGAACTTCTATCCACTGGGTTCTTGTACGATGAAATACAATCCGAGAATATGCGAAAAGCTCGCTTCCTTAGATGGTTTTAAAAACCTACATCCATACGAACCAGAAGAGCTTGTTCAAGGAGCTTTAAAAATCATGTACGAGCTCGGCAAGTATCTGTGCGAAATAGGAGGATTCGATGCCATTACACTTCAGCCCTCCGCTGGAGCTCACGGAGAATTAACCGGCCTTCTTATGATAGGAGCGTACCACAGACACAGAGGTGAAAAGCGAACCAAGGTGATAATACCAGATTCAGCACATGGAACGAATCCCGCCTCATGCACCTTAGCAGGATTCAAGGCTATAGAGATAAAGTCAGGGGAAGATGGCTGCATAGACATAGAAACCTTAAAAAAGCACCTTGATGAAAGCACAGCGGCAGTCATGATCACAAATCCCAACACGCTCGGGATATTTGAGGAGAAGATTGCTCAGATAGCAGAGTTAACCCACTCCGTCGGAGCTCTACTTTACGGGGACGGAGCGAACCTTAACGCGCTCATGGGGATATCCCGACCCGGGGATATGGGATTCGACGTTCTACATTTTAATCTCCATAAAACCTTCAGTACTCCACATGGAGGGGGCGGTCCTGGTTCTGGTCCAGTGGCGGTAAAAAAGGAGCTAGAGCCCTTCTTACCCATTCCAGTTATAGTAGAAGAAAATGGTCGCTATCGTCTTGACTATGACAGACCTCTATCCATAGGGAAAATCAAGGCATTCTATGGAAATTTCTCCGTTATGTTGAAAGCTTATGTTTATATAAGAATGATGGGGAGCAAAGGGCTCAAAGAAGCATCCGAAAAGGCAGTACTTAACGCCAACTACGTTATAAGCAGATTAAAAGGAGCTTTTGAGCTCCCCTATGATAAACAGCCAATGCACGAGGGGGTCTTATCTGGAAAGAGATTCAAAAAATTCGGGGTTAAAACTATAGATATAGCAAAGAGACTTCTTGATTACGGCTTTCATCCACCTACTGTATACTTCCCACTTATAGTAGAAGAAGCCATAATGATCGAGCCCACTGAAACCGAAACCAAGGAAACCCTTGATGAGTTTATAAGCGCAATGCTCCAAATAGCAAAGGAGGCTGAGGAAAACCCATCTCTTCTCAAGGAAGCCCCACACAAAACGCCCGTAAGGAGACTCGATGAGGTAAAGGCAGCGCGGAATCCCGTTTTAAGATGGATAAAAAGCGAGGGGGATCAGTGA
- the gcvPA gene encoding aminomethyl-transferring glycine dehydrogenase subunit GcvPA, giving the protein MPFIPHTSEDEREILKHLGIKRKEELFSHIPDEIKLRRDLLLPPPLSELEIEKELIKIASLNRTVRDYVSFLGGGSYDHWIPATVEALLSRGEIFSPYTPYQPEASQGTLTMLFEYQTMMCELFQMEVSNASVYDGATALAEACLMALRITKRDKVLLSSAIHPEYRKVVRAYMESAGFGVEELSFDQKGRTNLNELESKNLSEFGAIAIQTPNFFGVIEDINAFKNLKKDGALLIACVAEPLSLGVIAPPGSYGADIAVGEGGSLGMHLSFGGPYLGIFTSRMKYLRNMPGRIVGETIDREGKRGFVLTLATREQHIRRAKATSNICTNHNMCAIAATIYLASLGKRGFKKVSEINLKKTHFLAKEIAKRGFELLFPSPFFNEFAIRIKNPEKVIERGLNEGFIAGLSLGKFYAELKDALLITVTEMHSLNDLSRFASFLEGMKDG; this is encoded by the coding sequence ATGCCTTTTATCCCTCATACTTCCGAAGATGAAAGGGAGATTCTCAAGCACCTGGGAATCAAGAGAAAAGAGGAGCTTTTCTCGCATATCCCAGATGAGATTAAACTCAGGAGAGACTTGCTTCTCCCCCCTCCTCTATCGGAACTGGAGATAGAAAAAGAGCTTATTAAGATAGCTTCGCTAAACCGCACCGTTCGGGACTACGTATCCTTTCTCGGCGGTGGAAGCTACGACCACTGGATACCTGCCACCGTTGAGGCCCTGCTATCACGAGGAGAGATATTCTCCCCATATACCCCTTATCAACCAGAAGCGAGTCAGGGAACCTTAACCATGTTATTCGAATACCAAACAATGATGTGTGAGCTCTTCCAGATGGAGGTATCCAACGCATCCGTATACGATGGAGCAACAGCATTAGCCGAAGCATGTCTTATGGCTCTTAGAATAACGAAAAGGGACAAGGTGCTTTTATCATCCGCCATACATCCTGAGTACAGAAAGGTCGTCCGCGCATATATGGAAAGCGCCGGATTTGGAGTAGAAGAACTAAGCTTTGATCAAAAGGGGAGAACAAACTTAAACGAGCTTGAAAGCAAAAACCTTAGTGAATTTGGAGCAATTGCGATCCAAACCCCCAACTTTTTCGGAGTCATAGAGGATATAAATGCCTTTAAAAACCTGAAAAAGGACGGAGCTCTACTTATAGCCTGCGTAGCTGAACCCCTTTCGCTCGGAGTAATAGCACCACCAGGAAGCTATGGAGCCGATATAGCGGTTGGGGAGGGAGGCTCACTCGGAATGCACCTAAGCTTCGGCGGTCCCTATCTTGGCATATTCACGAGCAGAATGAAGTATCTGAGGAACATGCCAGGTAGAATAGTAGGCGAAACGATAGACAGAGAGGGTAAGAGAGGATTCGTGCTCACTCTCGCAACGCGTGAGCAGCACATAAGAAGAGCGAAAGCTACATCAAATATCTGTACAAATCACAATATGTGTGCCATAGCCGCTACCATATATTTAGCCTCCCTTGGTAAAAGGGGCTTCAAAAAAGTATCAGAAATAAATCTGAAAAAGACTCACTTTCTTGCGAAGGAAATCGCAAAAAGAGGCTTCGAGCTCCTATTCCCCTCTCCTTTCTTCAACGAGTTTGCTATTAGGATTAAAAACCCAGAAAAGGTTATTGAAAGAGGACTCAATGAGGGATTTATAGCGGGCTTGTCACTTGGAAAGTTCTACGCAGAGCTTAAAGATGCTCTTCTCATAACCGTTACGGAGATGCACTCACTTAACGATCTGTCTCGCTTTGCGAGCTTTCTGGAGGGAATGAAAGATGGTTGA
- the gcvH gene encoding glycine cleavage system protein GcvH, whose product MIPKELKYSSEHEWIRVEGNIGTVGITSYAQEQLGDIVFVELPETGKEVNKMEAVAVVESVKAASDIYTPVSGRITEVNEELNDSPSLINEDPYGKGWIFRIELRDPRELDELLSAEEYEKLTKEE is encoded by the coding sequence ATGATTCCAAAAGAGCTTAAATACTCAAGCGAACACGAGTGGATAAGGGTGGAAGGGAACATAGGAACCGTTGGAATAACCTCGTACGCGCAGGAACAGCTCGGCGATATAGTCTTCGTCGAACTACCCGAGACGGGCAAAGAGGTCAACAAGATGGAAGCCGTCGCTGTTGTTGAATCCGTTAAGGCAGCCTCCGATATATACACTCCCGTTAGCGGGAGGATAACCGAGGTAAACGAGGAGCTTAACGACTCTCCAAGCCTGATAAACGAAGATCCATACGGAAAGGGGTGGATATTCAGGATAGAGCTCCGGGATCCGAGAGAGCTCGATGAGCTTCTCTCCGCGGAAGAGTATGAGAAGCTCACCAAGGAGGAATAG